The sequence AGCTTTTGCGATTTCTGTTTCTTTCATGATTTCAGCGCGAGCGGCATTGACTCGCCCTTCGGCGGCTACTCGCGCTTCAGCAATAGCAACCGTCTTGTGCTCAAGAATCTGCTGACGGAGCTTCTCCAGACGCTTGAAAACCGCCAGCCTGGCGTCGCGAACCTTAGCCTCATATTCCGCCGCCTTCCGCTCCGCAGCGGCAATATCGGCTTTGGCCTTCTCGGCAGCGCCTACGGTCTTGCTGCGGCGCTCAGCTAAAGCGCTCGCAAGCGCGTTGTGCACGATGACACGATAGAGAATCCACGTGAAAACAAAGAGGATGATGGTCGGGATTGCTCCGAGCGCAAGTTCGCCTAGTTGTCTGAGCGTCGCGTCCATTAACTTGGGTGGTTATTGTCTCGCCGGGGATGGGATCGACAACTCTTTAAGCTAACATTCGGTTTTTGCGAGTGTCAAACGGCAATCGAGCCGATAAAGCGTTGAGACTCTAGGTGAAATTAAAGTTGCGTAGCTCTCGACTTTCCTTGACATGGGCTCCTGAGAGGCGGACACTAAGGGGTATCACCTCCGATCCGATTCAGGATCGAATGGGCTCGTGGCCAAGGAATGTCACCGCTTCTCGGCCGCGGGCCTATTTAATTTCCAGCCGAACGATTGTCCTAGATTTGAGATCCCGACAGCATTCTCAAACTGTCATCCCTCGCGTCCGCCGCGGCGGACGCGGGGGACCTGCTTTTTCTCGTCATTGAGAGAAAGCAGATCCCCACTCCGCGTTCGGAGTTATGGACGCATAAAACGGCCTTGCTGCGGAGTGAGGGATGACAGTACCTGGAGTGAGAGAGGCCCACCAACTATGCTTCGGCGGATTTCGCGCTGTTCCGCGGTGCGGGTCGCGACTTTAAGTCGGCTACGACAAGCCGGATTTCTTCAAAGGTAACTTCGGCCGGGAGAGCGTCCTTGATGGGCCTCAGTCGCTCCATCCCAACCTTGGCGCAAGCCGCTTCGATCTCTGTTACCTTCTGCTCCCCCACCCAGTTGCGCTGAAACTGCACCTTCCGGGCTTCGACCATCTCCGCGACGAGCGTAACAACACTGCCGATCTGGCGCCCGCGGATGGCCGCCACTTCGGCCAGCGTGTGTCCTTGAGCCAAGAGGCCCAGAGTCTCTGCGGCAGGCTTCGATCGCTTATTCTGAGGCTTGTCTGTGGCACGCGCGCCTTCGTTGAATCGACGCAAGGCGTCGAGTATCTGCCTGCCGTACAGCTCGATCTTGCGCTCGCCGAAGCCATGAACCCGGCGAAGCTCCATCAGGTTCGTGGGACGAATACGGCACAGTGATTCGACCGTAGTGTCGTGCATCACGATAAACGCAGCGATTCCCTGCTGCCGTGCTGCATTCCTCCGCCACTCGCGAAGGTAGTCACTGAGGTCGTAATCAACATCCGGCTCCGGCTTTGCGGATGGATCGGCCGATGCCGAATTCGGCGCCTCCAGCTCCGTGGCCGCCTGCACCGGTAGGACATATCTGCCACGTTTCTTAGTCGTTACTGGCTCCGCCATTCTCAACCAGGCGGGCTCGGCACCGCACACATCGCATGCGCCACAAGTGTTCCATTTTGGAGTTTGGCCGAAGTGCGAGCAAATCTGTAGATGACGGCACTTTCCCTCATCGACAAAGCGGCGAATCTGGTGGTATCGCTGCCAGGAGCGCTCTTTTTCCGCGGCGTCGCTCATTTGTTCGATGAAGTAGGTGAGCAGACCAACGTCGCGGGCCTGCCACAGCAGCAGGCAGTCAGCGGCCAGCCCATCGCGACCGGCACGTCCTGCCTCCTGGTAGTACTGCTCGATCGATTTCGGAAGCGACAAGTGAATCACTGCGCGCACGGCGGCTTTATTGATTCCCAGCCCGAAAGCAATGGTGCCGACCAGCACGCGCACGTCGTCAGACATCCAGCGCTCCTGATTCCGTCGACGCGCGTCGCTATCCATCTTGCCGTGATATGCAACCGCGGGAATGCCTCGCTCCTCGAGAAAATCGACCGTCTGTTCCACCCGATTGATCGTAGGTGAATAAACGATGATGTTGCTTCCTGAGTACTGACGCAGCGCCTGCAGGAGCAGCGCGTCCTGTGTGCCATATTGGCACTGCTTCACGAGGTATTTCAGATTGGGACGATGAAAACTGGCGATGTACTTGTCAGGATTCCTTAGTCGGAGCTGTGCGATGATATCGTGGCGTACCTGTCGGGTTGCGCTCGCAGTAAAGGCTGCGATCGGCAGATCAGGAAAATGCTGGCGCAAGGCGCTGAGTTGCCGGTACTCCGGGCGAAACTCGTGTCCCCATTCGGAAATGCAGTGTGCTTCGTCGATAGCGAAGAACGAAACCGGCACACGTTTTAACCACTCGATCGTGTCCTTGCGCGCGAGTCGTTCGGGCGAGAGATAGAGCAGACGGAAGCGTCCCTGTGTGGCATCGTGCACTGTCTTGTTCTGTTCGCTACCGGCAAGCGAGCTATTGAGACTCGCGGCAGGAATCCCCATTTGGGCGAGCTGCGCAATTTGGTCCTGCATTAGGGCGATCAAGGGCGAGATTACGATCACCGTCTTCTCAGACAGCATCGCCGCGGGCAGCTGATAACAGAGGGACTTGCCACCACCGGTCGGCATCACAACGCACGTATCGCGACCGGCGAGCAGGCTGGAAACTATGCGCTCCTGCAAGGGACGAAAAGAATCGTAGCCCCAATATCGCTGCAGCGCTGTCAAGATCGCGGAATTTGAATTCATGTGCGGTTTTTTAGAGAGACTCTTTTACCACGAGATTGCCGGAAGCAGGAACAATATATTTATCGTTTACGAAGACGTCTCAGAACAGAGCGGGGCTTACGTGAGTCTCGTTTTGGAATCACCACTCCAGCGGAGCTTGACTCGAAGTTCTGCAGCCGCCACAGGAGCGACTTAGGACCCTCTACTGTCAACTGAACGCGATCTTGCCTATATTCCCGATTCAGGATGTTCGCGCGGGCCTCAATCATGGCAAGCACTTTGCCCTCGCTCTGCGGCACGCTGATTTCTATGCGCTCCACCGGATCGGCTGTCAGCGTCGCGTCGATTCTCTGCAGCAGCGCTTCCAGCCCAATGCCCTTCATCGCCGAGACCTGAACGACCTTGTCACCGCCAGGAAGCGCGTTCCGTTGCGCAGGAGAAAGCAAATCGATCTTGTTCAAGACGTGAACCGTCGGCTTTTCCTGCACCTCGAGTTCGGCAAGAACCTTCTCAACCTGCTCCTGCTGTTCAGCGGCGTTGGGGCTGGTCGCGTCGGCGAGGTGCAGAATCAATGAAGCGCGCTGCACTTCTTCCAAAGTCGCGCGGAAGGAGGTAACTAATGTGTGCGGTAGGTTACGAATAAATCCAACCGTGTCTGAAAGCAGGACCTTGCGTTTCGAAGGCAGAGTAATCGAGCGCAGGGTTGGATCGAGAGTCGCGAACATGCGCGAGGAGGCAAGAACTCCAGCCTTGGTAAGCGCATTGAACAATGTCGACTTTCCCGCATTGGTGTATCCCACGAGCGCCACTGTTTCCACGGGGACGGCCTCGCGCCGTTGACGCTGTTGCGCGCGCACGCGACGCACATTCTCGAGCTGCTGCTGCACATGGCGCATGCGGCGGTAAATCTTCCGGCGATCGGTTTCGAGCTGTGTTTCACCGGGTCCGCGTGTGCCAATACCGCCGCCGAGCTGCGACATTTCCACACCGCGCCCGGCTAGTCGGGGCAGCAGGTATTCCAATTGCGCCAGTTCAACCTGGAGTTGACCTTCGCGAGTACGCGCGTGCCGCGCAAAGATGTCGAGGATGAGCTGCGTTCGGTCAATCACCCGAGCCTGCAGCTCGCGTTCGATGTTGCGCTGTTGTGAAGGAGAAAGATCGTGATCGAAGAGCACGACATCGGCACGCGATCCGGCAACGGCTCCGGTAATTTCCTCGAGCTTGCCGCGGCCGATGAGTGTTGCCGGCTCCAGCTTGTCGCGACGCTGTATGACTTCACCGACAACTTCGGCTCCAGCACTGGTCGCCAGTTCGCGAAATTCAGCCATTGAATCCTCGGCGGAGAGGCCGAGAAAGGCATCAGCAGCTTTTGTGTTCTTTGGGGAAGGGTTCTGTTCGGCGCTCTCCAGGGATTCCAGGCGCGAGGCTTCGATCGCTTGTCTCGCCATCCTTGCCTGGGCGCTCGGGCCGCCGCTTCGCTTCGAGCGCAGGTCGATTCCGACCAGGAATGCCCGCTCCAGCCTGTGGGCAGGATCGTTGCCAGTTGCGTTCGAGAAAGACGGACTCCGTGCCACTTGAATGCCAGCGCTTGCGCTAAAGAATCCGCTCAGCCTTCGGAAACTGCTGTAGGAGGCGCAGCATCATGCCCAGCCGTCGAGCGCTCCGACGCGGGTGGACGATGCTCGGAAGCTGCGGGACGTTCTCCGAAATGCGATCCGCGCGCCATGACTACCGTGGAGATCGCATGCTTGAAGATGAGCTGCTCCTGGTTGTTGGTTTCGAGTACGACTGAGTATTTGTCGAAGGACCGGATGCGTCCGCTCAGCTTCACTCCACTCATCAGATAAATGGTGATTGGAGACTTGTCCTTACGAGCAGTGTTAAGAAAAGTATCCTGAATATTCTGTGCCGGCTTTGTTTCCATTGTGCCGATCTCTCCTTGAACCAGAACCAGATAGGAACGTGTAGATGACTACCACGACTATAGACAGTCCCTAAAGATAAAACCGGGAGAGCGGTCTTGGCAAATTGAGAGGTTACAGAACGAGAGAAGCCCTGCTACAAAGGAGCGATTTGGCGGCGAGTTTTGTTGTCCGTTAACACGTGCCACGCTGGAAAGTTGCGTTCTGGGAAGCGTATGATGCGGGCGCATCGAAGGGCGTCGCATCGGCATCTACTACACAGGTTCCCAGGTAAGAAGAAAAGTACATGGAGGCAAGACAATGAAGTTACTGGCAACGTTTGTAGTTCTCGGGGGCCTCGCTTTCGCTCAAGCCCAGTCGGGCAACACTCAGTTAGCGATCCGTCCAGGAACGCCGGATCCGAAAGAGCAGCGCATTGTGAAGGAGGTTCGTCACGAACTGGTGATGCTCCCGTATTACTCACTGTTTGACGATCTCGAGTATTCCGTAAATGGTGACACTGTGACTCTACTCGGGGCGGTTACGAATCCTACGCTGAAGAAGGACGCCGAGAACGTGGTGAAGCGCATTGAAGGCGTGAACAAGGTCAACAATCAGATCAAAGTGTTGCCGCCTTCCCCGATGGATGATCGCATTCGGCAAGAAACAGCGCGCGCGATCTCAAGGCAAGGCGGGCTCTACCGCTACTTCATGGGAGCTGTGCCATCGATCCACATCATTGTGGATAGTGGTCACGTAACCCTGAAGGGTGTGGTTGATAACGAGGCAGACGATACGCAGGCGAGATTGGCCGCGAATCAAGTCCCTGGTGTCTTCTCGGTTAAGGATGAGCTCCAGGTTCTGAATCAGAAGACAGCAAAAAAGTAACTGAACCGCAAGTCCAGAGGCGATAACTGATTGGCACTCCAGCCGACGTGAGCTATCGCCTTTCGCATCCGCTTAAGTGTGCTGGATGCCTATGGCATCAGTACGCCTGTGGCCGTCTTCGTGACTCACGCGATCTTCGGGTCTGTCCTTGGACTGTTCTATCGCTAGGTAGACATACCTAATCCGAGTTTAAGCGTATTCATCGAGGACCCACCTGCAACCTGCGTTGCTATGGGCATAAAATCGCTAAAACCTCCCATATTGGAACACGGAGATTTGGTACTACGTAGAACTAAGTAGGGCAATTTTGTGGGCATCCGCTCTCGATTGCTGTGAGAGGATGCTTCAGTCATGACCGATTCTCGACCGAAAATTCTCAGCATCGATGACAATCAGTCACTCAACTCGATGCGGCAAATGGTTCTTGCTGTAAGTGGCTTCGATTGCGATTTGGCCAGCACTGCAGAGCAGGCTCTGGCCATGATACTTACCTGTCATTATGACGCTATTTTGCTCGATTATTACCTGCCCGGAACAACCGGTTCCCAAGTTGCGAACACAATCAAGACTCTGCGCCCAGAGGTACCGATCATCGTGGTCACGGGCGAAGAACTGGACGAGCACAGCGACGCCGTTCACAGTTACATGGTCAAAGGCGAAGGGCCTGAAGTTCTCTTGGCAAAACTGCATTCCGTAGTGAATGCCAAAAGTATCAATTCTCGGACGATGCAGGCGGCTGCGAGTTGAGGAAAGACAGCGACTAACAATTAGCGGAACTAGACCGTTGATTGCGCGGTTTTTCTATTGCCAATTGCCTATCGCTTGCTGCCTTTTTCCGGAACCAAAGTCAACACATCCGTCGCGTTCTCCTCAATCGCTTGCTTCGAATAGAGCAAGGGAAAATACTGTCCCGCTTCCCAAAGCGGGAGGAGATCGGAGTAGTGCCGGCTGCCAGGCTCGCCGCTTTGGCCTGGAGTATTGATCGCCAGCGAGTTATCGAAGTTGCTCAAATCAAAGATCTCACGGTAGCTCGCACCAGAGGACTGTTGAAAGCTGCCTGTTCCTGATCCCGTCGCATTCACCGTGTTAGCGTCCCCTGGCCTTGCGACTGGCCCAAGATCGAAGAGTGGCTTGGCTCCAGC is a genomic window of Terriglobales bacterium containing:
- a CDS encoding ATP synthase F0 subunit B, whose product is MDATLRQLGELALGAIPTIILFVFTWILYRVIVHNALASALAERRSKTVGAAEKAKADIAAAERKAAEYEAKVRDARLAVFKRLEKLRQQILEHKTVAIAEARVAAEGRVNAARAEIMKETEIAKALVHSEASALAQEIIRAILRTGAALKEPAVGGRR
- a CDS encoding RecQ family ATP-dependent DNA helicase, which gives rise to MNSNSAILTALQRYWGYDSFRPLQERIVSSLLAGRDTCVVMPTGGGKSLCYQLPAAMLSEKTVIVISPLIALMQDQIAQLAQMGIPAASLNSSLAGSEQNKTVHDATQGRFRLLYLSPERLARKDTIEWLKRVPVSFFAIDEAHCISEWGHEFRPEYRQLSALRQHFPDLPIAAFTASATRQVRHDIIAQLRLRNPDKYIASFHRPNLKYLVKQCQYGTQDALLLQALRQYSGSNIIVYSPTINRVEQTVDFLEERGIPAVAYHGKMDSDARRRNQERWMSDDVRVLVGTIAFGLGINKAAVRAVIHLSLPKSIEQYYQEAGRAGRDGLAADCLLLWQARDVGLLTYFIEQMSDAAEKERSWQRYHQIRRFVDEGKCRHLQICSHFGQTPKWNTCGACDVCGAEPAWLRMAEPVTTKKRGRYVLPVQAATELEAPNSASADPSAKPEPDVDYDLSDYLREWRRNAARQQGIAAFIVMHDTTVESLCRIRPTNLMELRRVHGFGERKIELYGRQILDALRRFNEGARATDKPQNKRSKPAAETLGLLAQGHTLAEVAAIRGRQIGSVVTLVAEMVEARKVQFQRNWVGEQKVTEIEAACAKVGMERLRPIKDALPAEVTFEEIRLVVADLKSRPAPRNSAKSAEA
- the hflX gene encoding GTPase HflX, whose product is MARQAIEASRLESLESAEQNPSPKNTKAADAFLGLSAEDSMAEFRELATSAGAEVVGEVIQRRDKLEPATLIGRGKLEEITGAVAGSRADVVLFDHDLSPSQQRNIERELQARVIDRTQLILDIFARHARTREGQLQVELAQLEYLLPRLAGRGVEMSQLGGGIGTRGPGETQLETDRRKIYRRMRHVQQQLENVRRVRAQQRQRREAVPVETVALVGYTNAGKSTLFNALTKAGVLASSRMFATLDPTLRSITLPSKRKVLLSDTVGFIRNLPHTLVTSFRATLEEVQRASLILHLADATSPNAAEQQEQVEKVLAELEVQEKPTVHVLNKIDLLSPAQRNALPGGDKVVQVSAMKGIGLEALLQRIDATLTADPVERIEISVPQSEGKVLAMIEARANILNREYRQDRVQLTVEGPKSLLWRLQNFESSSAGVVIPKRDSRKPRSVLRRLRKR
- the hfq gene encoding RNA chaperone Hfq; translation: METKPAQNIQDTFLNTARKDKSPITIYLMSGVKLSGRIRSFDKYSVVLETNNQEQLIFKHAISTVVMARGSHFGERPAASEHRPPASERSTAGHDAAPPTAVSEG
- a CDS encoding BON domain-containing protein, whose product is MKLLATFVVLGGLAFAQAQSGNTQLAIRPGTPDPKEQRIVKEVRHELVMLPYYSLFDDLEYSVNGDTVTLLGAVTNPTLKKDAENVVKRIEGVNKVNNQIKVLPPSPMDDRIRQETARAISRQGGLYRYFMGAVPSIHIIVDSGHVTLKGVVDNEADDTQARLAANQVPGVFSVKDELQVLNQKTAKK
- a CDS encoding response regulator, which gives rise to MTDSRPKILSIDDNQSLNSMRQMVLAVSGFDCDLASTAEQALAMILTCHYDAILLDYYLPGTTGSQVANTIKTLRPEVPIIVVTGEELDEHSDAVHSYMVKGEGPEVLLAKLHSVVNAKSINSRTMQAAAS